The genome window CGGTCGGCTCGCGGCGCGGCAGCGCGCGCCGCGAGGGCAAGGAACCCTGGCAGGAGCTGGAACGATGGCAAGAGCACACACCCTGACCGACGACTTCCGGGACGGGGTCATCGACACCGCCAAGTGGTCCACCTTCGGCGGCGCGCTGGTGGCCGAGCGGAGCGGAACCATCCAGGTGCGCCCGAAGGTGGCCAACGACTACGCGGGCATCACCTCCATCGACGCGTACGACCTCCGCGATTCGGAGGTGAAGGTGCGGCTGCGGCGTACGCTGCGGCAGACGAATGGCACCGACAACTACCTCGACGTGGCCGTGGACTCGGACAACCGCGTGACCATGGGCATCGACTCGGGGCTGCTGTACATCGTCCTCACCGTGGCCGCGGGGAAGACGACGCTCACCGGGCTGGGCGTGCCGTACGACCCCGACGCCCACCGGTGGCTGCGCTTCCGCGAGAAGGGCGGCACGCTCTTCTGCGAGACCTCGGGCGACGACGAGACGTGGACGGTGCAGGCCAGCCTTCCCGACCCGTTCGACCTCTCGGCCATGATCCTGGAGATCGGCGCGGGGATCTGGGACCCGGTGGCCTCGCCCGGCGTGGCCGTCTTCGACTCGTTCAACCTTCGCCAGCAGCCCGCGCGCACCGTGGACGAGCGGCGCCTGGGCGCGCTGGGCACGCGCGAGAAGGCGGCGCGGCTGGCGGCGTCGAAGCCGCACCCCGAGCACCTGAACAACGACGACGAGGTGAGCTACCTCGCCACGCCCTTTGCGGGGAACTTCTCCAAGGGGCTGAAGCACGACTCGGTGGGCGATCCGGACCCGGCGACGTACGCCATCCTCCTGCGCGCGCTGGAGAGCCGCGAGCCCGACGACTTCGAGGAGATCGTCCTCGGCGGGGCCAAGAAGCTCACCAACCCGCAGTCGGGGCTGAGCTTCGACGTGATCGGGCCCGACGCGCAGGCGGTGACCATGCCGCCGGCGCCGCGCTTCGACAGCGTCGTCGCCGCGCACGAGGAGGGCGAGCTGTACTGGATGGCCGTCGCGCGCGACGTGCCGTTCATCAACTACGGCAGCAACGCCATCATCACCGCCGCCGTGAATTCGCTGAACTCCGAGTTCCCGCGCTTCGGCGGCACCACGCCGGTGACCGCGCAGAACGTCTTCCGCGGCGTCTACCCCGGCGAGCAGGTGGGGCCGTACGTCAGCCAGTTCCTGTGGAAGGGGAACGCCGACCCGCGCAAGCCCGACGGCGCCGGGCGCGACGCCGACGAGGGGTACATCACCTACGGCATCCAGTTCATCGACCAGCGGCTGCAGGCGGTGGCGCAGAACGTGGACTACCTGACCGACGTCACCGGCTGGCTGGCGGTGCAGAACGGCGCCGACCGCCGCGGGCAGGACCAGTTCGAGACCACGCGCCGCTTCATCCGAAGCCTGCGCGACGGCACCAACTTTGTGCACTTCGACCAGGTGGTGAACGCCTGGTGGAACGCCGCGTTCATCCTCCTTTCCGAGCCCACCGGGAACCAGCTCACCGGCGTGGGCGCCGGGCGGCCGCAGGTGGACATGGAGTTCCCGTTCGACCAGGGGAACGCCTACGACCGGCCGGGGACGGCGATGGACAGCAAGACGCAGGTCGGCTTCGGCACCTTCGGCCCCCTGCACCTGCTGGAGCTGCTGATCGAGGTCTCCACCCGCGCCGCGCGCGCCGTCTGGTTCCAGAAGTGGTTCGTCCACCGCCGCCTGCGCCCCGAGGAGTACGGCGGGCGGGTGGACAACCAGATCGCCGGGCGGCGCAGCTACGGCGGGGCGATCGACGCCAGCCTCATCACCTCGCTGCAGACCGGCGGGCTGTCGGCCTACTACGGGGCGGGGAAGAAGTTCACCACGCGCCTCCTCCCGCAGGCGTACCCCGAGGGCGCGCCCACGCACCCCGCGTACGGCGCGGGGCACGCGACGATCTCGGGCGCCTGCGCGACCATCCTGAAGGCGTTCTTCGACGAGGGCGCGGCCATCGAGAACCCGGTGCAGGCCGCGGCCGACGGGCTGTCGCTGGTCGCCTACACCGGCCCCGGCGCGGCGCAGATGACGGTGGGCGGCGAGATCAACAAGCTGGCCGGCAACATCGCGCTCTTCCGCAACGCGGCCGGCGTGCACTGGCGCAGCGACTACACCTTCTCGCTCCTGCTGGGCGAGGAGGTGGCCATCCGCATGCTGCAGGAGCTCTCGCTGACGTACAACGAGGACTACGCCTTCTTCCAGCTCACGCGCTTCGACGGCACCACCGTCGTTATCCGCAAGGGCAGGGTCGACCTCTTCCCGCCTGAGGAGTAAGCAGGAGGTGAGATGGCGTCCCTTGACCCCGTAGATCGAAGCGGGGATCGGGGGATTGGGATGAGATAGGAAGATGCGGGGCCGCCGACGCCCCCGCCCGCCACAGCGGCGGGCGGGGGCGTCGTGCGTCCGCGGTTCGGGATGGAGATGGAGATGGAGATGGAGATGGAGATGGAGATGGAGATGGAGATGGAGATGGAGATGGAGGAACCGAGATCGTGGCCGCCGCAGGCCCGCCACCCGGCACAGCGCCCGGGCTCACGGCTCCGTCACCGCGACGGAGCGACACGCGGTCTTCCCCGCGCGAGCGGACGCGCCTCCGGCGCGCCGCCCCGGGGATGTGGGCCGCACGGGAAACGGCCGCCGCGCATTCCGGCGCGGCGGCGGGCAGCCACGCACGCGGATGGAGAGATCACCATGCCGAAAGCCGTGACCCTCGTCGACAACTTCGGCGACAACACGACCGACACCACGAAGTGGAACAGCTTCGGACCGGTCCAGGAGGTGAACCAGCGGCTGGAGATCCGGCCGCCCAGCAGCGGCAGCAACGTGTACGGCGGCTACGTCTCCGCCGGCAGCTACGACCTCACCGGCTCGCAGATCGTAGTGGAGCTGGTGCGGGCGCTGCGCAGCAACCTCGACGGCGCGGAAACCTATCTGCACGTGAAGAACAGCGCGGGGGACCACCTGTTCTTCAAGGTGCAGGACGCACTCTTCTACTGCACGAAGCTGGCGGCGTCCGCCACCTCGTCCACGCACCTGGCCGAGGCGCCGTACGACCCGGCGCGCCACCGCTGGATGCGCATCCGCGAGCAGCTGGGCACGCTGTTCTTCGAGTACTCGGCCGACGGGTGCGAGTGGGAGCTGTTCGTCGCCATTCCCACCCCGTGGAGCCTGACCTCGGTGGTCATCGAGCTGGCCGCCGGCACCTTCACCCCGGGCGCGTCGCCGGGCGTGGCCATCTTCGACAACGTGAACACGCCCGAGACCTCGCGGGCGCGGCGCGTGGAGGAGCGGCGCCTGTCCGCGCGCGACGTGCGCGTCGAGGCCGCCGAGCTGATGGCCGAGCGGCGCCACGACGAGCACCACAACAACAACGACGAGGTGAACTACCCGCAGGCGCCGCTGGTGGGGAGCTTCTCCAAGAGCCTGAAGCACGACGCGGTGGGCGACCCGGACCCGGCGAGCTACGCCACGCTGCTGCGCGCGCTGGAGAGCCGCGACCCGGCGGACTTCGAGGAGATCCAGCTGGCGTCGCCCACCGCGCTGAAGCTCACCAACCCGCAGACCGGGCTCACCTTCGACCTGGAGGGGCCCGACGCGCAGGAGATCACCCAGCCGCCGGCGCCGCGCTTCGACAGCCGCGTCGCCGCGAACGAGGCGGGCGAGCTGTACTGGATGGCGGTGGCGCGCGACATCCCCTTCATCAGCTACGCCTCCGACAGCACCATCAACACCGCGCTCAACTCGCTGAGCGGCGAGTTCCCGGAGTTCGGCGGCACCACGCCGGTGACGACGCAGAACATCTTCCGCGGCATCTACCCGGGCGAGCAGGTGGGGCCGTACGTGAGCCAGTTCCTGCTGAAGGGGAACGTGGACCCGCGCAAGCTGCCGGGCCTGGGCCGCGATGCCAGCGACGGATACGTGTCGTACGGCGCCAAGATCATCGACCAGCGCGTGGTGCCGCAGAAGCCCGGGGTGGACTACCTGACCGTCTTCAGCGACTGGCTGGCCGTGCAGAACGGCACCGACAAGCGCGGCAACGACCAGTTCGGCGCCACGCGCGTGTTCATCCACACGCTGCGCGACGGCGCCACGCTGGTGCACTTCGACCAGGTGCTGAACGCGTACTACGACACCGCCTGGATCCTGATGACGGAGCCGACGGGGAACCAGCTCACGGCCGCGGCCGCCACCGGGCGGCCGCAGATCGACCTGGAGTTCCCCAAGGACCAGGGGAACCCGTACGACCCGCCGGGCACGGCGATGGACAGCCGGACGCAGGTGGGCTTCAACACCTTCGGCCCCACGCACCTGCTGCAGGTGCTGGGCGAGGTGCTGGGCCGCGCGCTGCGGGCGGTGTGGTACCAGAAGTGGTTCGTGCACCGCCGCCTGCGCCCCGAGGAGTACGGCGGGCGCGTGGACAACCACATCACCGGCCGGCGCACGTACCTCACCAGCAGCAGCACGCCGCTGATCCACCCCAGCATCCTGAACTCGCTGCAGACGGGGCTGCTGGCGCCGTACTACGGCGGGCAGGCGGGCGACAAGTTCCCGAGCTACCTGCTGCCGCAGGCATACCCCGAGGGCGCGCCCACGCACCCGGCGTACGGCGCGGGGCACGCCACGGGCTCGGGGGCGATGGCCACGATCCTGAAGGCGTTCTTCGACGAGAGCACGCCCATCGAGAACCCGGTGCAGGCCGATGCGACCGGCACGTCGCTGGTGCCCTACACCGGCGCCGACGCCACCCAGATGACCGTGGGCGGCGAGCTGAACAAGCTGGCCGGCAACATCGCGCTCTTCCGCAACGCGGCGGGCGTGCACTGGCGTACCGACTACTCCGAGTCGCTGGTGCTGGGCGAGGCCATCGCCATCGGCCTGCTGCAGGAGCAGAGCCTGGGCTTCAACGAGGACGACGCATACTTCCAGCTCACCAAGTTCGACGGGACCACGATCCGCATCTTCGACGGGAAGGTAGTCCCCGTCACGTGAGGTGATCGGAAGTCGAAGGGATCGGAAGAGCAGGGTAGGTCGGTAGAACGATCGGGCAGGGAAGATCGATCGGGAAGATGCGGGGCCGCCGACGCCCCCGCCCGTCACAGCGACGGGCGGGGGCGCCGTGCGTCCATGCGGATGGTGATGGAGAGAGATGGTGGCTGCCACAGGCCTCCTCCCGGCAGAGCGCCCGGGCACACGGCTCTGGCAGCACCAGAGCGACAATCGGTAGCCCCGCAGGAGAGCGGACGCGCAGGACGCGCGCGCCGCGGGCGGGGCCGCACCGCGCGGAGACGGGCCGCCGCGCACCCCGGCGCGGCGGCGGCAAGTGACGCATGAAGTGGAGAAACCATCATGGCAAAGGCAATCACCCTCGTCGACAACTTCGGCGACAACGTGACGGACGCCACGAAGTGGAGCGCGTTCGGTCCGGTCCAGGAAGTCAATCAGCGGCTGGAGATCCGGCCCGTCAGCGGGGCGAGCAACAGCTTCGGGGGATACAACTCCGTCTCGGCCTTCGACCTCACCGACTCGCAGGTTTCGGTTGAGGTGGTGCGGGCGCTGCGCGGTGTCAAAGGCTGTGAGATGTACCT of Longimicrobium sp. contains these proteins:
- a CDS encoding vanadium-dependent haloperoxidase, which produces MARAHTLTDDFRDGVIDTAKWSTFGGALVAERSGTIQVRPKVANDYAGITSIDAYDLRDSEVKVRLRRTLRQTNGTDNYLDVAVDSDNRVTMGIDSGLLYIVLTVAAGKTTLTGLGVPYDPDAHRWLRFREKGGTLFCETSGDDETWTVQASLPDPFDLSAMILEIGAGIWDPVASPGVAVFDSFNLRQQPARTVDERRLGALGTREKAARLAASKPHPEHLNNDDEVSYLATPFAGNFSKGLKHDSVGDPDPATYAILLRALESREPDDFEEIVLGGAKKLTNPQSGLSFDVIGPDAQAVTMPPAPRFDSVVAAHEEGELYWMAVARDVPFINYGSNAIITAAVNSLNSEFPRFGGTTPVTAQNVFRGVYPGEQVGPYVSQFLWKGNADPRKPDGAGRDADEGYITYGIQFIDQRLQAVAQNVDYLTDVTGWLAVQNGADRRGQDQFETTRRFIRSLRDGTNFVHFDQVVNAWWNAAFILLSEPTGNQLTGVGAGRPQVDMEFPFDQGNAYDRPGTAMDSKTQVGFGTFGPLHLLELLIEVSTRAARAVWFQKWFVHRRLRPEEYGGRVDNQIAGRRSYGGAIDASLITSLQTGGLSAYYGAGKKFTTRLLPQAYPEGAPTHPAYGAGHATISGACATILKAFFDEGAAIENPVQAAADGLSLVAYTGPGAAQMTVGGEINKLAGNIALFRNAAGVHWRSDYTFSLLLGEEVAIRMLQELSLTYNEDYAFFQLTRFDGTTVVIRKGRVDLFPPEE
- a CDS encoding vanadium-dependent haloperoxidase codes for the protein MPKAVTLVDNFGDNTTDTTKWNSFGPVQEVNQRLEIRPPSSGSNVYGGYVSAGSYDLTGSQIVVELVRALRSNLDGAETYLHVKNSAGDHLFFKVQDALFYCTKLAASATSSTHLAEAPYDPARHRWMRIREQLGTLFFEYSADGCEWELFVAIPTPWSLTSVVIELAAGTFTPGASPGVAIFDNVNTPETSRARRVEERRLSARDVRVEAAELMAERRHDEHHNNNDEVNYPQAPLVGSFSKSLKHDAVGDPDPASYATLLRALESRDPADFEEIQLASPTALKLTNPQTGLTFDLEGPDAQEITQPPAPRFDSRVAANEAGELYWMAVARDIPFISYASDSTINTALNSLSGEFPEFGGTTPVTTQNIFRGIYPGEQVGPYVSQFLLKGNVDPRKLPGLGRDASDGYVSYGAKIIDQRVVPQKPGVDYLTVFSDWLAVQNGTDKRGNDQFGATRVFIHTLRDGATLVHFDQVLNAYYDTAWILMTEPTGNQLTAAAATGRPQIDLEFPKDQGNPYDPPGTAMDSRTQVGFNTFGPTHLLQVLGEVLGRALRAVWYQKWFVHRRLRPEEYGGRVDNHITGRRTYLTSSSTPLIHPSILNSLQTGLLAPYYGGQAGDKFPSYLLPQAYPEGAPTHPAYGAGHATGSGAMATILKAFFDESTPIENPVQADATGTSLVPYTGADATQMTVGGELNKLAGNIALFRNAAGVHWRTDYSESLVLGEAIAIGLLQEQSLGFNEDDAYFQLTKFDGTTIRIFDGKVVPVT